The sequence GACGGTCGCGGCCAGTATGGTGATGACCTATTCGGTGGCCATGATGAAGATGAGATCGACGACCATGGCAACTCATGGCATGAAGATGATGACATGTATtgtgaagatgaggaagaagagatCGACATTGCGGAGGAGCCATTGGTGTTTATCGATGAGCTCACCCAAAGGGTCAAGGCACAAAGGAGGCAAAGCATTCGCACGGGATTATACACCCAAGAGGAGGACACTTTGATTTGCGAGAGTTGGATGGAGATAGGCCAAGATCCCACAAAAGGTGCCCAGCAAAAAGGATGTCTTTTGGACGAAAGTTCACAAAACTTTTCATGAGAGAAGGAAGTTTGCCCCATACCAATTTGTGAGCACCCGCGGCATCAACTCAATCCAAAAGAGATGGGGGTTCATTCAACAAGAGCGCAACACGTATTGTCCCGCGCTTGAGAGCGTCCAAACCCGTCCCGTGAGTGGCCTAGACGTTGGTGACTTGATATGAACCAGAGAGGAAGGCTTGGTTCGTGAACGGGCAGAAAGAGATGTTCGCCCAAGACGGCCTGAACTAGGTGAGACCTCGGTCGTGGACTATGGTCGTTCATTTTGAAGGCTGGCTAGTGTGCCGGCAGCTGGCTTTGTTGTCGTCGCTAAAAACTTGTTCATTGTGAAGGCAATCTAGTGTGACGGCCactggctttgttgccggcgtaAAAAACTTGTTCATTTTGAAGTTTGGCTAGTGTATCAGTCACTAGCTTTGTTGGCGGCGTTAAACTAGGGAATGGCCATTTTATAGGCCGCTGGCATTGTTGCCGACCGGCATGAACCACAACCGCTGGCGTGACTATGGCCGCTAGCATTATCTACATCTTTGTTGCTTTGAAAAAATTGCATGCAGCCGAACAAGATGTGACCGGCCACATTCAGAAATCCAGGCAGACACCATCCATTGCCATTCCCAAACGGACAAAATCCAAACAAAACAGACATCCCCATCCCTAAACGGACAAAATCCAAACAAAACAGACATCCTTTTGGTGCCATCCGCGAAAGGACAAAATCCAAACAAAACATACATCCTTTTGGGCTTGTGCGTCTAAAGAGAAAGATCAAAGTATTGTCCTGGGTCTGGGGAGACAAACACTGAGGCTGTTGCCTGCAAAACCCGCTTGATTTATTATgcgagaaagaataaaaagagaaGGCTTTCAATCTCAAACTTTTGAGATACGGGGTCTTAAACATATGATTACAGGATCCAGAACATGTATCGTTTACTCTTACTGACAGTAggtatttaatactccctccgtcccaaaataagtatctcaactttagtataaagttgtactccctccgtcccataatataggaacGTTATTGACACtgtacaactttatactaaagttgagATTGTCAATAACgttcctatattatgggacggagggagtactaaacttgagacacttattttgggatagaGGTAGTACACATCCTCATCCCATCATCCTCATCCCATGACATTCCCATGACATTCAGGACAAATACCATCTTTTGTGTGACCAACCAGAAGAAGGTTCCAAGCCGGGTCATCAGTTTTCAGGTCTTGGAATTCACATTGCAAACTTAAGCTTTCTCCAGTTATGGGCATAATCTCCTCTGAAGAGCTAGCTGCGAACTTGAGCTTGTTGTCCCGGGGTATCACTGCAAccaataaaataaaacaaaaacaacttAGATATGTACACCATCTGAACATCTCACTATGTTGTTTGCGACAAGTATTGACACATAAGATGAACAGCAAAACCACATGCAATGGTTTTGCTGTGCAAAAAAAGAAGACAAACAAGAGGTACAAACAGCATTGGATTGGGGTACCCTGATCAAGAGAATTCTTTCACCCTAAATATCAATGTAAACATAGGGGGCTGGCCGTAATCTGCTGCAGACCAGCGGCATGGGGCTGTGTGCTCAGGTGGCACAGGACTAGAGGCAGCGAGAGGGCGGCCgactgaagaaacatgagagtCCTGACAACAGTCCAGGTGAAATGATGTCGGATGAGGCATGTGAGGATTAAGAAAACAGTTGGAGGGGTTGTCACCAGaatcaagaggaagacagacacatGAGGGCGCCAACGGGGCTAATACTACAGGAATTTTACCTAATGAAAATTCACGTGCAGGGAGAATGGCTTTTCACTGGCCCAATACTGAGTTACATGATATAAAATACAAGCACTATCTAGAACAAAAGTATTCTAACAGAAAAAGGCAAAGATGTGACCTGATTGACCCAAACTAACCCAACGAAACACATTCTAAATCTTTTACCAACAGAAAAGTATGTGTTAAAGGTCTGTACATATAATCTAAAAGGTACAAGACATTTGCACTGATATAAAATTAGAGGACCAAGTTTTATGCTTTAGAAGAGCAATCACAATAGTGTGGTTTCTAGAGTTTTGCTTCAGAATAGCACACCAAACTAGTAGCAAAAGAAGGCTGCGTTCTGAATCAAGAACTACCACGTGTATAGATAGTGAACAGTCTCGTGAAAAGCAAAAGATCCAACAAGGAAAAAATGGTAGACTCTGGAGGACAACTTGACGGCAGAAGGAGCAAGGTATTATTATTTataatatagtactccctccgttcctaaatataagtctttgaagagattccactatggaccacctacggaacaaaatgagtgaatctacacttaaaatgcatctatatacatccgtatgtagtccatggtggaatctctacaaagacttatatttaggaacggagggagtataaagttTAGTGCACCTACACAACTGGAGCAGCTAAAACTCAAAACACTTGAACAGCCTAAGAGAAGATTGATGACAGCAAATATATTAAAGGCCTCAATTAATTAATATTGCTATACCAAAGCAGCACAACGCAACCTCAAAAGGCAGCAAAAATAGAAATTTTGGGACAAGAGAAAAGCAATAGATAGAAAATAACACAGGGCAAACAGCCCTGATAAATAGAGCGGTATGTGTCCAGAAGTCCTTGTGCTGAGAATCGCTAATGAAGGGGGGAACACTCCAAAGAGACCCACAGAGAGAGCAGACAgcgcaaactactccctccgtcccaaaaagcatgtcttacatttgtctagatacggatgtatctagacacgttttagtgttagatacatctgtatctcgACAAATCGAAGAAAAGCTTTTCGGGACGGAGGTAATAGATATTAAGCATGCAGAAGTCTCACAGTTCAATTAGCCTCACAACCAGGCAGGATATGTATTGCATCATATTTAAGATAAATAGGCAAAGACACCAGTGTTACACTACCATATCCAACAGAAAGCTAAGCAAACACAACCATGTTGTATCGATACGTAATTACAAGGGACAACATTTGAATATTAAGAGAGCTTACCTGTTGGCCTTACAAGGTATTTGGAGAAGACAGTTGGAAGTAGGGGCACATTAGAAAAGAAGATTTGGTGAGCTTCCATGGGTTTTTTCTCATTCACGCACGCAACATTGTAGGGCTGCTGATTGATATATTTAGTAGATGGCTGCAGATCTTCCTGGTTCATGTCAACCATGATCATCCACGGCTGTCGAGAAAGTTCATCTTTCCTCAACAGGCAGCATAGGGCGTCCGGATTGTTCGCACAGACGACTGGGAACTGGGGAAGACAGCGAGGTATGTCCAGAGCATGGAAACCATCTTGCGCCCAGAGAAGATCCAGGTTGATCCCCCAATGAATCTTCCACTTGAACTTGCTACCATCCCCGATATCCAAAGTCCATACTGTGATCTTTTGGAGAGGCTGCTGCTGCCCTTGGATTCTCTCAAGAGGCGGACGCCAGCCATCAATGCGGACAAAGTGCATCATGCCTTGGCTGACGGACACACGTCGGAATCTCTTCGCTAAGCACTTTGCCATCTGTGCCTTCTTAGCGTTCTCTTTTCCTCCAAGGAAAGGCATGATCTGTAGCTTCTCAGAGTACCCATCTCCTCCAGGGAAAGGCACGAAGTGGAGCACCGGGGACTCTAAATTGGAGAAGTCGCATAGCAGGACACCGCTCAAGTAGTCGACACAGCAGAGGAACCTGTGGCCGAAAGCAAGCACCTCCGCAGTTGACCAGAGGATGGGGAACTGGGTATTGCTCTCGTCTTGCGGCTGGGGGGCAGGCATCTCGGGGAAGCGTTTCCACTCTTTGGTCTTGGAGTTGAAGACGTAGAGCTCGACAAACATGGAATAATTGTCAGGGCCATTCTCTTTATGGTAGACCTTGAGGTCGGAAACGATGTAGCTGTTGTCCGGGAGGCGCAGGATGCCTGTGTCGAATTTTGACATCAGAAACGGGCTTACCATGGGCTCAGTGTACAGAGGGAGCTGATCCACCGAGGGGGTACGACCAGCTGTGTAGACGAACAGATCTGACGGCAAGTCGTGGGGCTGTCTTGGGATGTTGATTTCGAAGAGGACGAGGTCCTCGTCAGTTGCCCGGACGTAGGGATACGCGGGCAGGCGGGAGGGGGCCACGGGTTCGACTGAGCCTTCCCGCGGCCACTCGAGATCGAGGTAAGAGACCTCTGGAGGATCCGAGAGGGCGAAGGACAAGAAGCAGCGGTGGCCGGCGGCCGTGACGACTTCAACGGCGGTCTTCTTCTTATTGGCCGCCTCACGTGCAGCGTCTAGGTCGGCATGGCTGTGGGTGCGGCCGAAGCGATCCAGCATCACCCAATCGGGGAAGACGACGGTCTTCTCCTCTGGCTCTGGCGCGACTTCGGTGGCCATGGCGGCCTCCTCCTTCGACTCTCGCGCGACTATGGTGGCTACGAACATCTCCTCCTCCAGCCCGGGCATGGCGATCGGATCTGGAATTTAGCAGCCGCCGCCTCCACAACCCTAACCCTAGGTTGTTCTTCTTTTGGCGGcgcgggggggtggggggaggggaagGCGCTGATGGGCGGGGAAATAGGGCAGCGTCTCGCCTTTTAGCGCGAGCCGTGAGGTAATGGGCCAGCCCAACGCGGGACGCCCTGAATGGGCCGCCTCACTCACTGCTGTTTGGTTCCGCACACGtacgagagcaactagtt comes from Triticum aestivum cultivar Chinese Spring chromosome 5B, IWGSC CS RefSeq v2.1, whole genome shotgun sequence and encodes:
- the LOC123113767 gene encoding uncharacterized protein; amino-acid sequence: MPGLEEEMFVATIVARESKEEAAMATEVAPEPEEKTVVFPDWVMLDRFGRTHSHADLDAAREAANKKKTAVEVVTAAGHRCFLSFALSDPPEVSYLDLEWPREGSVEPVAPSRLPAYPYVRATDEDLVLFEINIPRQPHDLPSDLFVYTAGRTPSVDQLPLYTEPMVSPFLMSKFDTGILRLPDNSYIVSDLKVYHKENGPDNYSMFVELYVFNSKTKEWKRFPEMPAPQPQDESNTQFPILWSTAEVLAFGHRFLCCVDYLSGVLLCDFSNLESPVLHFVPFPGGDGYSEKLQIMPFLGGKENAKKAQMAKCLAKRFRRVSVSQGMMHFVRIDGWRPPLERIQGQQQPLQKITVWTLDIGDGSKFKWKIHWGINLDLLWAQDGFHALDIPRCLPQFPVVCANNPDALCCLLRKDELSRQPWMIMVDMNQEDLQPSTKYINQQPYNVACVNEKKPMEAHQIFFSNVPLLPTVFSKYLVRPTVIPRDNKLKFAASSSEEIMPITGESLSLQCEFQDLKTDDPAWNLLLVGHTKDGICPECHGNVMG